A section of the Archocentrus centrarchus isolate MPI-CPG fArcCen1 chromosome 20, fArcCen1, whole genome shotgun sequence genome encodes:
- the enosf1 gene encoding mitochondrial enolase superfamily member 1, producing MLHKIINLTVRDVRFPTSLEQHGSDAMHADPDYSAAYVVLDTDCGLKGFGLTFTLGKGTEIVLCAVKALAELVVGKSLQEIVSNFRGFYRLLTSDGQMRWLGPEKGVIHLATAAVLNAVWDLWARAEGKPLWKLLVDMDPKQILSCIDFRYITDVLTEEEALDILVKAQEGKQQREDQMLKEGYPAYTTSCAWLGYSDQQLKQLCSDALKSGWTRFKVKVGADLEDDIRRCCLIRQMIGPSSTLMIDANQRWDVAEAISWVSRLAEVKPLWIEEPTSPDDILGHAAISKALAPLGIGVATGEQCHNRVMFKQFLQASALQFVQIDSCRLGSVNENLAVLLMAHKFQVPVCPHAGGVGLCELVQHLILFDYICVSADLRNRMCEYVDHLHEHFTSPAVIQDAHYMPPKDPGYSCEMLEASVNRHEYPEGDIWKLEINK from the exons ATGTTGCACAAAATTATTAATTTGACAGTGAGGGACGTGAGATTCCCGACGTCTCTGGAGCAGCACGGCTCAGACGCGATG CACGCTGACCCGGATTACTCGGCCGCCTATGTGGTCCTCGACACGGACTGCGGGCTTAAAGGTTTCGGCCTCACATTCACTTTAGGAAAAGGCACCGAGATCG TGCTGTGTGCTGTGAAGGCCCTTGCAGAACTGGTTGTTGGCAAATCGTTGCAGGAGATTGTGAGCAACTTCCGTGGGTTTTACCGCCTCCTGACCAGTGATGGCCAGATGAGATGG TTAGGCCCAGAGAAAGGAGTGATCCATCTGGCCACCGCTGCAGTCTTGAATGCTGTGTGGGATCTGTGGGCGAGGGCTGAGGGCAAG CCGCTGTGGAAGCTGCTCGTCGACATG GACCCAAAGCAGATTTTGTCATGCATTGACTTCAGATACATCACTGATGTTCTCACAGAGGAGGAAGCTCTGG ACATACTTGTGAAAGCACAGGAGGGAAAGCAGCAGAGAG agGATCAGATGCTGAAGGAGGGTTATCCTGCTTATACCACCTCCTGTGCTTGGCTTGGATACTCAGACCAGCAGCTGAAGCAG CTCTGCTCAGATGCTCTTAAAAGCGGTTGGACCAGGTTTAAGGTGAAGGTCGGTGCTGACCTAGAGGATGACATACGCAGGTGCTGCCTCATCAGGCAAATGATTGGACCCAGTAGCACCTTG ATGATCGACGCCAACCAGAGATGGGACGTAGCTGAGGCCATAAGTTGGGTGTCCAGACTGGCTGAGGTCAAACCTCTTTGGATCGAGGAGCCCACGTCTCCAGATGACATCCTGGGTCATGCTGCTATTTCTAAG GCTTTGGCTCCACTTGGGATTGGAGTGGCAACAGGCGAGCAG TGTCACAACAGGGTGATGTTTAAGCAGTTCCTGCAGGCCTCTGCGCTGCAGTTTGTCCAGATAGACAGCTGTAGGCTGGGCAGTGTCAACGAGAACCTGGCTGTGCTGCTGATGGCCCACAAGTTCCAAG tGCCTGTGTGTCCTCATGCTGGAGGAGTCGGGTTATGTGAGCTTGTCCAGCATCTGATTCTGTTTGATTacatctgtgtgtctgcagatctCAGGAACCG aatgTGTGAATATGTAGACCACCTCCATGAGCACTTCACTAGTCCTGCAGTGATTCAAGACGCCCACTACATGCCCCCAAAG GATCCAGGCTATTCTTGTGAGATGCTGGAAGCATCTGTGAACAGACATGAGTACCCTGAAGGAGACATTTGGAAACTGGAAATCAACAAATAA